One Acidobacteriota bacterium genomic region harbors:
- a CDS encoding hydantoinase/oxoprolinase family protein: protein MVEQIRIGIDTGGTFTDFVITHGATIDAFKIASTPDNPAEAILAGIHRVLAETGKLPGEIVHGTTVATNALLERKGARAALITTAGFEDVIEIGRQARPEIYNFLVTRPAPLIARELRFGIEERLAPDGTVLTKLNQSQLKKIIANIKRSSAESIAVCLLFSFANPAHEQQIAEALAKLHIPVSLSYKILPEYREYERTSTVAINAYLVPKMSKYLQSLESGVLSLESEVGAPLNTESFANINSNSIRSKANQQHRSRSQRLQTPDSGLRTSLRVMQSNGGSVSASTAASEPVRAILSGPAGGVVGALRVCKAAGFSDLITFDMGGTSTDVALCRNEAGTTNEAMVAGLPVAVPLIDIHTVGAGGGSIARLDEAGALRVGPESAGADPGPACYGKGEAVTVTDANLVLGRFAGGGLLGGEMKLDIERARFYLAKLASEMSKVSRERVSVERAALGVVRVANANMEGALRKVSVERGQDPRLFSLVSFGGAGGLHVCDLAAALRISRVIIPRSPGTLSALGVLLGDVVKDYSRTVMMKTATLKKAKIESEFVALERDAQKDLLREGFAKDQQRLVRAVAMRYVGQSFEIDVNWHERFVQRFHALHQERYGYADETRPTEIVSLRLKATGVTNKPKLRKSIVKKSFKPVPVYQAKVFLSDRASEVPVYERDSLQAGATFKGPAIVTEYSSTTLIPARQNVIVDAWLNLIIE, encoded by the coding sequence TTGGTCGAGCAAATCCGAATCGGCATAGATACGGGCGGCACCTTCACTGATTTTGTCATCACGCATGGCGCAACCATCGATGCTTTTAAAATTGCTTCAACGCCAGATAACCCCGCAGAAGCGATCCTTGCGGGAATTCATCGCGTGCTTGCAGAGACCGGCAAGTTGCCAGGTGAAATCGTTCATGGCACCACCGTGGCAACTAATGCCCTGCTTGAACGCAAGGGCGCGCGCGCGGCGCTTATAACCACAGCGGGTTTTGAAGATGTCATTGAAATCGGCAGGCAGGCGCGTCCCGAAATTTATAATTTTCTCGTGACACGACCTGCGCCGCTCATCGCCCGCGAACTCCGTTTTGGCATTGAAGAACGCCTTGCGCCCGATGGCACGGTGCTCACCAAACTCAATCAATCGCAACTAAAAAAAATCATCGCAAACATCAAGCGAAGTTCCGCCGAATCCATTGCCGTCTGTTTACTCTTTTCATTTGCTAACCCGGCGCACGAACAACAAATCGCCGAGGCTTTGGCAAAGCTTCACATTCCGGTTTCGCTCTCATATAAAATCCTGCCCGAATATCGCGAATACGAACGCACCTCGACGGTTGCCATCAACGCCTATTTAGTGCCGAAGATGTCGAAATATCTGCAATCATTAGAGTCTGGAGTCCTAAGTCTGGAATCTGAAGTCGGCGCGCCACTGAACACAGAAAGTTTTGCGAATATAAATTCAAATTCGATTCGTTCAAAAGCGAATCAGCAACATAGGTCTCGAAGTCAAAGACTCCAGACGCCAGACTCCGGACTCCGGACTTCCCTACGAGTGATGCAATCAAATGGCGGGTCGGTTTCCGCATCGACGGCGGCGAGTGAGCCTGTGCGGGCGATTTTGTCGGGTCCTGCGGGTGGCGTGGTCGGCGCTTTGCGCGTCTGCAAAGCCGCAGGATTTTCCGACCTCATCACCTTTGATATGGGCGGGACATCGACGGATGTGGCGCTGTGTCGCAATGAAGCCGGAACCACGAATGAGGCTATGGTAGCCGGTTTGCCGGTGGCGGTTCCTCTCATTGACATTCATACGGTGGGCGCGGGCGGCGGTTCGATTGCGCGATTGGATGAAGCGGGCGCTTTGCGCGTCGGTCCCGAATCGGCAGGCGCAGACCCGGGTCCCGCGTGTTACGGCAAAGGGGAAGCCGTGACCGTCACGGACGCCAATCTGGTATTGGGGAGATTTGCAGGCGGCGGACTTCTGGGTGGCGAGATGAAATTGGATATTGAGCGGGCGCGATTTTATTTAGCGAAACTCGCAAGCGAAATGTCGAAGGTGAGTCGCGAACGAGTTTCCGTTGAACGCGCCGCCCTTGGTGTGGTGCGCGTGGCGAATGCCAATATGGAAGGCGCGCTTCGCAAGGTTTCGGTTGAACGCGGGCAAGACCCGCGACTATTTTCGCTGGTGAGTTTTGGCGGCGCAGGTGGTTTGCATGTTTGTGATTTGGCGGCGGCGCTCAGAATTTCCCGGGTTATCATTCCGCGTTCGCCCGGTACACTTTCGGCGCTTGGGGTGTTGCTCGGTGATGTCGTGAAAGATTATTCGCGTACCGTGATGATGAAAACCGCAACCCTCAAGAAGGCAAAAATTGAAAGTGAATTTGTGGCGCTTGAACGCGACGCGCAAAAAGATTTACTACGAGAAGGTTTCGCAAAAGACCAACAGCGGTTGGTTCGTGCCGTTGCGATGCGCTACGTCGGGCAATCTTTTGAGATAGATGTAAATTGGCATGAGCGGTTTGTGCAAAGGTTTCATGCATTGCATCAAGAGCGTTACGGTTATGCGGATGAAACGCGCCCGACGGAAATTGTATCCCTTCGTTTGAAAGCCACAGGCGTGACCAATAAACCGAAACTGAGAAAATCAATAGTGAAAAAATCATTTAAGCCGGTGCCGGTTTACCAGGCGAAAGTGTTTCTCAGCGACCGCGCAAGCGAGGTGCCGGTTTATGAGCGCGACAGTTTGCAAGCGGGCGCGACCTTTAAAGGACCAGCGATTGTCACCGAATACAGTTCGACGACACTGATTCCGGCGCGTCAAAATGTGATAGTAGATGCGTGGTTGAATTTAATTATCGAATAA
- a CDS encoding peptidylprolyl isomerase, translated as MSQVKEGDTISVHYTGKLDDGTVFDSSQGGAPLSFTVGAHEVIPGFESGAVGMAIGDTKEIVIPPDQAYGQYHEELVKVIPTAAFPPNVTPVLGMAFDIQLPSGEAIPVRVIDIEGDEVTIDANHLLAGETLFFNVELVSIDKMASSIIIP; from the coding sequence ATGTCACAAGTCAAAGAAGGCGACACCATTTCGGTGCATTACACAGGAAAGCTCGATGATGGAACGGTGTTTGACTCATCACAAGGCGGCGCGCCGCTCAGTTTTACAGTCGGCGCACACGAAGTAATTCCGGGATTTGAATCGGGCGCAGTCGGGATGGCAATTGGCGATACAAAAGAAATTGTTATTCCCCCCGACCAGGCTTACGGGCAATATCATGAAGAACTGGTCAAAGTGATTCCGACGGCGGCTTTTCCGCCAAACGTGACGCCGGTGCTCGGTATGGCGTTCGATATTCAATTGCCGTCGGGCGAAGCGATTCCGGTTCGGGTGATTGACATCGAAGGCGATGAAGTAACCATTGACGCCAATCATTTGCTTGCCGGAGAAACCTTGTTTTTTAATGTTGAGTTGGTCAGCATCGATAAAATGGCATCATCAATAATCATTCCTTAA
- a CDS encoding VWA domain-containing protein, translating to MFKFNIAILLFAVLFFASQVQAQDPQDEPIKLKSDLVMVTASVIDRTGRVMKSLKADDFTIYEDGVKQRIEHFASTAEPFTLMLLLDLSGSTQNDLALIKQAAKNFIAELRAQDKVAVIIFSGEVELIADFKDSRESVLQAIEKLAPVSSPEGYRFSAKTGTSFYDAMFLAVEDSPMKTIEGRKAIVCMSDGVDSTSKMDYADISQLVEKSEASVYFLELNTEAATLANLLKDKADPAYLNFSPGQINRYYDEYAPEAMEKHLPRDLLPKEEKEKINIGLYKIARRDMKELAERTGGREYPVRTLNDLSGVYKQVADDLRAQYSIGYYPTNDKHDSTWRAIKVESKKGGTVRARSGYWAK from the coding sequence ATGTTCAAATTCAACATAGCCATTTTACTTTTCGCGGTTCTATTTTTTGCGAGTCAGGTCCAAGCGCAAGACCCGCAAGACGAACCGATAAAACTGAAAAGCGATCTGGTGATGGTCACGGCATCGGTCATTGACCGTACCGGTCGGGTAATGAAATCGCTCAAAGCCGATGACTTCACGATTTACGAAGACGGCGTTAAACAACGCATCGAACATTTCGCGTCAACCGCCGAGCCGTTCACCTTGATGTTGCTGTTAGACCTGTCGGGTTCGACGCAAAACGATTTGGCATTAATCAAACAGGCGGCTAAAAATTTCATCGCTGAACTGCGCGCACAGGATAAAGTCGCGGTGATCATCTTCAGCGGTGAAGTTGAGTTGATTGCCGATTTCAAAGATTCGCGCGAGTCGGTCTTGCAAGCCATTGAAAAACTCGCGCCGGTCAGTTCACCGGAAGGTTACCGTTTCAGCGCCAAAACCGGCACCTCGTTTTATGACGCAATGTTTTTAGCCGTCGAAGACAGCCCGATGAAAACCATCGAAGGGCGCAAGGCAATTGTCTGTATGTCGGATGGCGTCGATTCGACCAGCAAGATGGATTACGCAGACATCTCGCAGTTGGTGGAAAAATCCGAAGCGTCGGTCTACTTTCTCGAACTCAATACCGAAGCCGCGACGCTTGCCAATTTACTCAAAGATAAAGCTGACCCTGCGTATTTGAATTTTTCGCCAGGTCAAATCAATCGCTACTATGATGAATATGCGCCCGAAGCGATGGAAAAACATCTGCCGCGTGATTTGCTTCCCAAAGAAGAGAAAGAAAAAATCAACATAGGTTTGTATAAAATTGCGCGGCGCGATATGAAAGAACTCGCCGAACGCACAGGCGGACGCGAATACCCGGTGCGCACCTTGAATGATTTATCGGGCGTTTACAAACAGGTTGCTGACGATTTGCGCGCGCAGTATTCCATCGGCTATTACCCAACCAATGATAAACACGATAGCACCTGGCGAGCCATCAAAGTCGAATCGAAAAAAGGCGGCACAGTTCGCGCCCGCAGCGGTTACTGGGCGAAATAG